The Cygnus atratus isolate AKBS03 ecotype Queensland, Australia chromosome 7, CAtr_DNAZoo_HiC_assembly, whole genome shotgun sequence genome includes a window with the following:
- the COMTD1 gene encoding catechol O-methyltransferase domain-containing protein 1 has translation MPLFSVPKEVAVGTAMLGVAFATGLLAGKRYPSLVFGIPKSPRSIIGKSSPLWQYILDHSLREHPILKKLRLLTADHPWGRMMVSCDQAQLMANLVKLIKAKKVIEIGVFTGYNTLNMALVLPDNGRVVACDINEDYVKIGKPLWKEAGVEHKIDLRIKPAIQTLDELLAGGEAETFDFAFIDADKESCNEYYEKCLRLVKKGGIIAIDNVLWSGKVLKPRKDDLATQSIHHLNEKLLRDARVNISMLPMGDGVTLAFKL, from the exons ATGCCGCTCTTCAGCGTGCCCAAGGAGGTGGCCGTAGGGACGGCCATGCTGGGGGTCGCCTTCGCcacggggctgctggcag GTAAAAGATACCCATCCTTAGTTTTTGGGATACCCAAATCACCCAGGAGTATTATTGGAAAAAGCAGTCCTCTGTGGCAATACATACTGGATCACTCTTTGCGGGAACACCCAATTCTAAAGAAGCTGCGACTG CTCACTGCAGATCATCCCTGGGGTAGAATGATGGTGTCCTGTGACCAGGCTCAGCTTATGGCAAATTTGGTCAAACTCATTAAAGCCAAGAAAGTTATAGAAATAG GTGTTTTCACAGGATATAATACCTTGAATATGGCACTTGTCCTGCCAGATAATGGAAGAGTTGTTGCCTGTGACATAAATGAGGACTATGTCAAAATTGGAAAGCCACTGTGGAAGGAG GCAGGAGTAGAGCATAAAATTGACCTACGGATAAAGCCAGCTATTCAAACACTTG ATGAACTGCTGGCTGGTGGAGAAGCAGAAACCTTTGACTTTGCTTTCATTGATGCGGATAAAGAAAGCTGCAACGAGTactatgaaaaatgtttgcGCCTCGTAAAGAAAGGGGGAATAATAGCTATTGATAAT GTCCTTTGGAGTGGAAAGGTGCTAAAACCAAGAAAAGATGACTTGGCAACACAGAGCATCCACCACCTCAATGAGAAACTTCTCAGAGATGCACGAGTCAATATCAGCATGCTCCCAATGGGGGACGGAGTAACATTAGCATTCAAGCTGTAA